The Tenacibaculum jejuense genome includes a window with the following:
- a CDS encoding alkaline phosphatase D family protein, giving the protein MSTNLKRRSFLKNSLLVTSGLILAPNFISCDSDPDVTTDPIPSDITEKNFDLGVASFDPTNSQVIIWTRYSTTNPTVKLIWQLAKNKDFTELVRQGEVETDVSRDFTVAIEVKDLDENLKLYYRFVNVNDKATSPVGETLTFGANTSELKLAVASCSNHAYGYFNVYEAINQSDADVVVHLGDYIYEYGEDTYGSFRDPDPIGEIITLDDYRKRYRLYRSDVQLKELHQKKPFICVWDDHEVTNDAYIDGAENHQDNEGDYQERKRSALQAYSEYLPNTTNLTDNSIIYRKLQLGNLVDLVMLDTRIVGRDKQLEYANYTTASGFDAVAFQQAWLDPSRTLLGAQQKAWFKSEIEASNSAWQIIGQQVLMGKMLIPAELITLFGSPQFQVALGELVQIKTRLLQNDTTLTAEEIARVKTVIPYNLDAWDGYYAEREEILETFRDKKVVVLAGDTHNAWQSNLITATGDKVGDELATSSVSSPGFESFVGAQGAVQLGSALELLIDDLNFANLVDRGFMKLTVTSGAVKTDWNYVDTVTETTYTTAIKNTLTI; this is encoded by the coding sequence ATGTCAACCAATTTAAAACGTAGAAGTTTTCTAAAAAACTCATTATTAGTAACTAGTGGGCTTATTTTAGCACCAAATTTTATTAGTTGTGATTCCGATCCAGATGTAACTACAGATCCTATACCTTCAGATATCACTGAAAAGAATTTTGATCTTGGCGTAGCAAGTTTTGATCCAACAAACTCTCAAGTTATTATTTGGACTCGCTATTCTACTACAAATCCAACTGTAAAATTAATTTGGCAATTAGCTAAAAACAAAGACTTTACAGAGTTAGTTAGACAAGGTGAAGTAGAAACAGATGTTTCCAGAGATTTTACTGTAGCTATTGAAGTAAAAGATTTAGATGAGAACTTAAAGTTATATTATCGTTTTGTAAATGTAAATGATAAAGCAACTTCTCCGGTAGGTGAAACTTTAACTTTTGGAGCAAATACCTCAGAGCTAAAATTAGCTGTAGCTTCTTGTTCGAATCACGCTTATGGGTATTTTAATGTGTATGAAGCGATCAACCAATCTGATGCTGATGTTGTAGTACATTTAGGTGATTACATTTATGAATATGGTGAAGATACTTATGGTTCATTTAGAGATCCAGATCCAATAGGAGAAATTATTACTTTAGATGATTACAGAAAGCGTTATCGTTTATATAGATCAGATGTACAATTAAAAGAATTACATCAAAAGAAACCTTTTATTTGTGTTTGGGATGATCATGAAGTTACCAACGATGCTTATATTGATGGAGCAGAGAATCATCAAGATAATGAAGGAGATTATCAAGAAAGAAAAAGAAGTGCTTTACAAGCTTACAGTGAATATTTACCAAACACCACGAATCTAACAGATAATTCAATTATTTATAGAAAGTTGCAATTAGGAAACTTGGTCGATTTAGTAATGTTAGATACTAGAATAGTAGGTAGAGATAAGCAATTAGAATATGCAAATTATACAACTGCAAGTGGTTTTGATGCTGTAGCTTTTCAACAAGCTTGGTTAGATCCGTCTAGAACTTTGTTAGGAGCACAACAGAAAGCTTGGTTTAAAAGTGAAATTGAAGCTTCAAACAGTGCATGGCAAATTATAGGGCAACAAGTTTTAATGGGGAAAATGTTAATTCCAGCAGAATTAATCACACTTTTTGGTAGTCCACAATTTCAAGTAGCATTGGGTGAATTGGTTCAAATTAAAACAAGGTTATTACAAAATGATACTACTTTAACTGCAGAAGAAATCGCAAGAGTAAAAACTGTTATTCCATATAATTTAGATGCTTGGGATGGTTATTATGCGGAACGAGAAGAAATATTAGAAACGTTTAGAGATAAAAAAGTTGTGGTATTAGCGGGTGATACTCATAATGCTTGGCAATCGAATTTAATAACTGCCACAGGAGATAAAGTTGGTGATGAGTTAGCAACAAGTTCTGTTTCTTCACCAGGTTTTGAATCATTTGTAGGAGCACAAGGAGCTGTTCAATTAGGAAGTGCTTTAGAACTTTTAATCGATGATTTAAATTTTGCGAATTTAGTTGATCGTGGATTTATGAAATTAACTGTTACTTCTGGAGCTGTAAAAACAGATTGGAACTATGTAGATACAGTTACCGAAACTACATATACAACTGCAATAAAAAATACATTAACTATATAG
- a CDS encoding DUF2237 family protein, which yields MELNVLGKQLESCCENPATGYFRDGFCRTADHDYGTHVVCAVVTEEFLEFTKKRGNDLSTPIPHWKFPGLKPGSKWCLCISRWLEAEKYGKAPHIILEATHRKALQYTTLEKLKAYEFKVE from the coding sequence ATGGAATTAAACGTTTTAGGAAAACAATTAGAAAGTTGTTGTGAAAATCCTGCTACAGGTTATTTTAGAGATGGTTTCTGTAGAACTGCCGATCATGATTATGGAACACATGTTGTTTGTGCAGTAGTAACAGAAGAATTTCTTGAATTCACTAAAAAAAGAGGAAATGATTTATCAACTCCAATACCACATTGGAAATTTCCAGGATTAAAACCAGGGTCAAAATGGTGTTTATGCATTTCAAGATGGTTGGAAGCAGAAAAATATGGTAAAGCTCCTCATATTATTTTGGAAGCAACACATCGAAAAGCATTACAATACACAACTCTAGAAAAGTTAAAAGCTTATGAGTTTAAAGTCGAGTAA
- a CDS encoding DUF423 domain-containing protein, with translation MTQEITIFIASIFGFLAIIFGAFGAHLLKKKLSSDQLDSFETGVKYQMYHAIALLALGLQFNEKYSNTVLLFSIGVFLFSFSIYGLVLSGAFGKKMKFLGPITPLGGLCLAAGWLLLGISFL, from the coding sequence ATGACTCAAGAAATTACCATATTTATCGCATCAATCTTTGGATTCTTAGCAATTATTTTTGGAGCCTTTGGTGCACATTTATTGAAAAAAAAATTATCATCTGATCAATTAGACAGTTTTGAAACTGGTGTTAAATATCAAATGTATCATGCTATTGCTTTATTAGCATTAGGATTACAGTTTAACGAAAAATACAGCAACACAGTTCTATTATTTAGTATTGGTGTATTTCTATTTTCTTTTAGTATTTATGGCTTAGTATTGTCTGGAGCTTTTGGAAAAAAGATGAAGTTTTTAGGTCCAATTACACCGTTAGGCGGACTTTGTTTAGCTGCAGGATGGTTGTTATTAGGAATTTCTTTTTTATAG
- a CDS encoding metallophosphoesterase translates to MKKFFVLAIIFMCIYGCASYKAKYDVKNYVPKKITEKKPTYSFYLIGDAGNVKNYGGKLPSLTYFEKELINADENSTAIFLGDNVYPVGIYPKDHKDYKLSKYRLEVQTEAAKKNKGKTIFIPGNHDWYNSVDGLKRQEKLVEKALGKNTFLPENGCGLDKVNINDNLTLITIDSKWFITNWDKEPKINDNCDIKTRERFIEELWSLFKKNRYKNVVVAMHHPMYSNGPHGGSFSFKDHMSPAPILGTFKNMLRSHAGIQTDNFHKQYSDLVRQIETIANDFKNNIVFVSGHEHNLQYIENNGFKQIVSGSGSKQSPALAGYGAKFTYGNYGYARLNFYEDGSAIVEYYAANEKDKNKLLFSEQIIDPIKRKTNFDFSEFEQHKKEVTTSLYTKNAVNVSGFHKFMWGDLNREKYGKEISVPVLELDNVFGGLKPIRRGGGNQTNSLRLQNPEGKQYVLRSMYKDGSRIMGGVLKGTFLVDVVQDIFTMSHPYAAFVIPDMAEAAGIYHTNPKLYYMPKQPALGMYNDIFGGGLYLLEERPAGNREDVDSFGNSEKIISTYDMLEKIRKNGKHTVDQSFTVRSRLFDMVIGDWDRHEDQWRFARFETKDGKKYYRPIPRDRDQPFSKFDGVLIPVLKLNTPLIKNMQTMDYDIRDMKWYNNYPRFFDAEFLNQLTLDDWLKEVKYIQENLTDEVIEKSIQQFPKSIYDIDGKELIAKIKSRRDKLESFARKYYAKQAKKVQIVGTDKDDIFIIKRLNDDETSIEILRKQNKFFSRIFKTSETKEIQLYGLNGKDQFFISGHVKEGILLRLIGGHNNDLYEDNSSVEGNSKMTKVYDYISKKNTVNGQEADDLREDNYFKNTYNHRDIENNTTLVFPSLGANPDDGFFFGVNVTHTRYGFKKRPFDNQHNLTANYYSSTSGFDINYTGEFTEFIGNWSLEVKARATSSNYSFNFFGFGNESEFDQNNDLDFYRVKREELLVFPSLIRRFNWGSTVKLTGTFEAIKVDNTPGRNITNFTNGVTNIFDRNYFVGGEVSFNHNRTDNNSFPTKGMNFDVTMGAKMNADNTDRHFGYLKTSLAIYQNLVPNRSLVYATEVGSHINFKNRFEIYHASSLGGNRSLRGYNNQRFTGTESFYHSNDLRLRLGSFKTFIPMRVGVTGAFDYGKVWSPFAPTSNTWNSSYGGSFWLSGLDMFTANLALFNGDDGSRFTFSLGFNF, encoded by the coding sequence ATGAAGAAATTCTTTGTTTTAGCCATAATTTTTATGTGCATATATGGTTGTGCCAGCTATAAAGCAAAGTACGATGTTAAAAACTACGTACCTAAAAAAATCACCGAGAAAAAACCTACATATTCTTTCTATTTAATTGGAGATGCCGGTAACGTGAAAAATTATGGCGGAAAACTTCCTTCATTAACATATTTTGAAAAAGAACTAATTAATGCTGATGAAAATAGTACAGCTATATTTTTAGGGGATAATGTATATCCTGTTGGAATTTACCCTAAAGATCACAAAGATTATAAACTTTCAAAGTATCGTTTAGAGGTTCAAACCGAAGCTGCAAAGAAAAATAAAGGAAAGACAATTTTTATTCCTGGTAATCATGATTGGTATAATAGTGTAGACGGATTAAAAAGACAGGAAAAACTTGTAGAAAAAGCTCTAGGAAAAAATACTTTTTTACCAGAAAATGGTTGTGGTTTAGATAAAGTAAACATCAACGATAATCTTACATTAATCACAATTGACAGTAAATGGTTTATTACAAACTGGGATAAAGAACCAAAAATAAACGACAACTGTGATATTAAAACTAGAGAACGTTTTATTGAAGAACTTTGGAGCTTATTTAAAAAGAATAGATATAAAAATGTTGTTGTTGCGATGCATCATCCGATGTATTCTAATGGACCACACGGAGGAAGTTTTTCTTTTAAAGATCACATGAGTCCCGCTCCTATTTTAGGAACCTTCAAAAATATGTTACGCTCACATGCGGGAATTCAAACAGATAATTTCCATAAACAATACAGTGATCTTGTTCGTCAAATAGAAACTATCGCTAATGATTTTAAAAACAATATTGTTTTTGTAAGCGGACATGAACATAATTTACAATACATAGAAAATAACGGATTTAAACAAATTGTTAGTGGTTCTGGTTCTAAACAGTCTCCTGCTCTAGCTGGATACGGAGCTAAATTTACTTATGGAAATTATGGTTATGCTAGATTAAACTTTTATGAGGATGGTTCTGCCATAGTGGAATATTATGCCGCTAATGAAAAAGACAAAAATAAACTTTTATTCAGCGAACAAATTATCGATCCAATTAAGAGGAAAACAAATTTTGACTTTTCTGAATTTGAACAACATAAAAAAGAAGTTACAACTTCATTATATACCAAAAACGCAGTAAATGTTTCTGGTTTTCACAAATTCATGTGGGGAGATTTAAACCGTGAAAAATATGGTAAAGAAATTAGTGTTCCTGTTTTAGAATTGGATAACGTTTTTGGAGGTTTAAAACCAATACGTCGTGGTGGTGGAAATCAAACCAACTCTTTGAGACTACAAAATCCTGAAGGAAAACAATACGTACTCCGTTCTATGTATAAAGACGGAAGTAGAATTATGGGTGGCGTTTTAAAAGGTACTTTCTTAGTTGATGTAGTTCAAGATATTTTTACCATGTCACATCCGTATGCTGCTTTTGTAATTCCAGATATGGCTGAAGCTGCAGGAATTTATCATACAAATCCGAAATTATATTACATGCCCAAACAACCTGCTTTAGGTATGTATAACGATATTTTTGGCGGTGGTTTATATCTGTTAGAAGAAAGGCCAGCTGGGAATCGTGAAGATGTTGATTCTTTTGGAAACTCTGAAAAAATCATCAGTACATACGATATGCTAGAAAAAATCAGGAAAAACGGAAAACATACAGTTGATCAAAGTTTTACGGTACGTTCTCGATTATTTGATATGGTCATCGGAGACTGGGATCGTCATGAAGATCAATGGCGTTTTGCTCGATTTGAAACTAAAGATGGAAAAAAATATTACAGACCTATTCCAAGAGATAGAGATCAGCCATTTTCTAAGTTTGATGGAGTTTTGATTCCAGTATTAAAGTTAAATACGCCATTAATCAAAAACATGCAAACTATGGATTATGACATTAGAGACATGAAATGGTATAATAATTATCCTCGTTTCTTTGATGCTGAATTCTTAAATCAATTAACTCTTGACGACTGGTTGAAGGAAGTAAAATACATTCAAGAAAATCTTACTGATGAGGTTATTGAAAAATCAATTCAACAATTCCCTAAAAGCATTTACGATATAGACGGAAAAGAGTTGATTGCTAAAATTAAATCTAGAAGAGATAAATTAGAATCTTTTGCTAGAAAATATTATGCTAAACAAGCTAAGAAAGTTCAAATAGTTGGTACAGACAAAGACGACATCTTTATTATTAAACGTTTGAACGACGATGAGACTAGCATTGAAATCTTAAGAAAACAAAATAAATTTTTTAGCAGAATTTTCAAAACCAGTGAAACTAAGGAAATTCAACTTTATGGTTTAAATGGAAAAGATCAATTTTTTATTTCTGGTCATGTTAAAGAAGGAATCTTATTACGTTTAATTGGAGGACACAACAACGATCTTTACGAAGACAATTCTTCAGTCGAAGGAAATAGTAAAATGACAAAGGTTTACGATTATATTTCAAAGAAAAACACTGTAAACGGACAAGAAGCTGATGATTTAAGAGAAGACAATTATTTTAAAAACACTTACAATCATAGAGATATTGAAAATAATACAACACTTGTTTTTCCAAGTTTAGGAGCTAACCCAGATGATGGTTTCTTCTTTGGTGTAAATGTTACTCATACGCGCTACGGTTTTAAGAAAAGACCTTTTGACAATCAGCATAATTTAACAGCAAACTATTATTCTAGCACAAGTGGTTTTGATATTAATTATACTGGTGAGTTTACTGAGTTTATTGGCAATTGGAGTTTAGAAGTAAAGGCTAGAGCCACAAGTAGTAATTACTCTTTTAACTTCTTTGGGTTTGGAAATGAATCTGAATTTGATCAAAATAATGATTTAGACTTTTATAGAGTAAAACGTGAAGAATTATTAGTTTTTCCTTCTTTAATAAGACGTTTTAACTGGGGAAGTACAGTAAAATTAACCGGAACTTTTGAAGCGATTAAAGTTGACAATACTCCAGGAAGAAACATTACAAACTTCACAAATGGAGTTACAAATATTTTTGATAGAAACTACTTTGTAGGTGGAGAAGTTAGTTTTAATCACAACAGAACAGATAATAATAGCTTTCCAACAAAAGGAATGAATTTCGATGTAACGATGGGAGCTAAAATGAATGCTGATAATACAGATCGTCATTTCGGATATTTAAAAACTTCTTTAGCTATTTATCAAAATTTAGTTCCTAACAGAAGTTTAGTGTACGCTACAGAAGTTGGAAGTCATATTAACTTTAAGAATCGATTTGAAATTTACCATGCATCTAGCCTAGGAGGAAATAGAAGCTTAAGAGGATATAATAATCAGCGTTTTACAGGTACAGAGAGTTTTTATCATTCAAATGATTTACGTTTACGTTTAGGAAGCTTTAAAACGTTTATACCAATGCGTGTTGGAGTAACTGGTGCGTTTGATTATGGTAAAGTGTGGAGTCCTTTTGCTCCCACTTCTAACACATGGAATTCAAGTTATGGTGGATCTTTTTGGCTTAGTGGTTTAGATATGTTTACTGCAAATTTAGCGCTATTCAATGGAGACGATGGAAGTCGTTTTACATTTAGTTTAGGATTTAACTTTTAA
- a CDS encoding protein adenylyltransferase SelO: protein MIFNINNTFSNSLPADKTLENTRRQVVDACFSYVTPKKTAKPELLHVSETLLEHLGLTKEDTTSDEFLSIFTGNKVLENTHSYAMCYGGHQFGNWAGQLGDGRAINLFEIDYNNEHWALQLKGAGETPYSRTADGLAVLRSSIREHLCSEAMHHLGVPTTRSLSLSLTGDQVLRDVMYNGNPDYEKGAVVCRVAPSFIRFGNFEILAARQNHETLQLLTDYTIKHFYPEITSEGKQKYLDFLTAVRDRTIEMVVHWQRVGFVHGVMNTDNMSILGLTIDYGPYGWLEDFDYEWTPNTTDAQHRRYKFGNQPYICMWNLFKLANALYPLINEVEPLQEVLDTFEGLYIEQYSKMMMQKLGLSINGDYVELISSLEKALQLIETDYTIFFRNLASISKSDTTAKAIEKITYAYYNEEALQGEVLLQWKDWMNNYIEVLQNETIEDDERKVKMNSINPKYVLRNYIAQLAIDDADKGNYELIDELYQMLKKPYDDQPEYEKWFTKRPDWARHKIGCSMLSCSS from the coding sequence ATGATTTTTAATATTAACAATACATTTAGCAATTCGCTTCCAGCAGATAAAACTTTAGAAAACACAAGAAGGCAAGTTGTTGATGCTTGCTTTTCTTATGTTACACCTAAAAAAACAGCAAAACCAGAACTTTTACATGTATCGGAAACTTTACTCGAACATTTAGGTTTGACTAAAGAAGACACAACATCGGATGAGTTTTTGTCGATTTTTACTGGAAATAAAGTTTTAGAAAACACACATTCGTATGCCATGTGCTATGGCGGACATCAATTCGGGAATTGGGCTGGACAATTAGGTGACGGTAGAGCGATTAACCTTTTTGAAATTGATTATAATAATGAACATTGGGCATTACAATTAAAAGGTGCTGGTGAAACTCCATATTCTAGAACGGCAGACGGACTGGCTGTACTTCGTTCTTCTATTCGTGAACATTTGTGTAGCGAAGCTATGCATCATTTAGGTGTACCAACTACACGATCTTTATCGTTGAGTTTAACTGGAGATCAAGTGTTACGTGATGTGATGTATAATGGAAATCCAGATTACGAAAAAGGAGCTGTAGTGTGTAGAGTTGCGCCTAGTTTTATTCGTTTTGGAAATTTTGAAATTTTAGCTGCTCGTCAGAATCATGAAACACTGCAATTGCTTACAGATTATACTATTAAACATTTCTATCCTGAAATTACTTCAGAAGGAAAACAAAAATATCTAGATTTTCTAACTGCTGTTAGAGATCGAACTATTGAAATGGTAGTCCACTGGCAACGTGTTGGATTTGTTCATGGTGTAATGAATACTGATAACATGTCTATCTTAGGATTAACTATTGATTATGGTCCATATGGCTGGTTAGAAGATTTTGATTATGAGTGGACTCCTAATACTACTGATGCACAACATCGACGTTATAAATTTGGCAATCAACCCTACATTTGTATGTGGAATTTATTCAAATTGGCAAATGCGTTATATCCTTTGATTAATGAAGTAGAACCACTTCAAGAAGTTCTAGATACTTTTGAAGGATTATATATTGAGCAGTATTCTAAAATGATGATGCAAAAACTTGGTCTTTCTATCAATGGAGATTATGTTGAACTTATTTCATCTTTAGAAAAGGCTTTACAACTTATAGAAACGGATTATACTATCTTCTTTAGGAATTTAGCTTCAATTTCAAAAAGTGATACAACTGCTAAGGCTATAGAAAAAATAACGTACGCATATTATAACGAAGAAGCTTTACAAGGAGAAGTTTTATTGCAGTGGAAAGATTGGATGAATAATTACATTGAAGTATTACAAAATGAAACTATTGAAGATGATGAAAGAAAAGTTAAAATGAATTCTATTAATCCAAAATATGTGCTAAGAAATTACATTGCACAATTAGCAATTGATGATGCTGATAAAGGAAATTATGAATTAATTGACGAATTATACCAAATGCTAAAGAAACCTTACGATGATCAACCTGAATATGAAAAATGGTTTACTAAGCGACCAGATTGGGCACGACATAAAATAGGTTGCTCTATGCTATCATGTAGTTCTTAA
- a CDS encoding bifunctional alpha/beta hydrolase/OsmC family protein has translation MKRSKLKIPNSKGQILNAFLELPANQKPDFFAIFAHCFTCTSSLSAVKNISRTLTNYGFGVVRFDFTGLGKSEGEFHESHFSANVADLIAVSEYMNTNFEAPSLLVGHSLGGAAVLTAAAELTSVKAIATIGAPADVEHVTHLFSHGIHEVEQKGEVNVNIGGRPFKINKEFVDNFTKTDLPSIVKELRKPILILHSPIDTVVGIKNAEKIYHNAHHPKSFVTLDNADHLLTNPEDSKYAGNVIGAWVQRYFPKKSKVNLDSAQEQAVGHLNLIEDNFTTKIQTSNHSLIADEPASVGGDDFGPSPFDYLNAALIACTTMTLKMYANRKQWDLQEVFVYVTRVKKSSEELGITSEGINRHDHFTKKIKLVGDLDEKQRARLLEIAAKCPVHKTLENKAYFESSLID, from the coding sequence ATGAAAAGATCTAAACTGAAAATACCTAACAGTAAAGGACAAATTTTAAATGCTTTTTTAGAATTACCAGCAAATCAAAAACCTGATTTCTTTGCCATTTTCGCACATTGTTTTACATGTACTAGTTCTTTAAGTGCTGTAAAAAATATCAGCAGAACACTTACGAATTATGGTTTTGGAGTTGTTCGTTTCGATTTTACAGGTTTAGGTAAAAGTGAAGGTGAATTTCATGAAAGTCATTTTTCTGCAAATGTTGCCGATCTTATTGCGGTAAGTGAATATATGAACACTAATTTTGAAGCTCCTTCTTTATTAGTTGGGCATTCTCTAGGTGGTGCAGCTGTGCTTACTGCAGCAGCAGAATTAACTTCTGTAAAAGCTATAGCAACAATTGGTGCGCCAGCAGATGTAGAACATGTAACGCATTTATTCTCTCACGGAATTCACGAAGTAGAGCAAAAGGGAGAAGTAAATGTGAATATTGGAGGAAGACCTTTTAAAATTAATAAAGAGTTTGTTGATAATTTTACGAAAACAGATTTACCAAGTATTGTAAAAGAATTAAGAAAACCAATTTTGATTCTTCATTCACCAATAGATACTGTTGTGGGTATTAAAAATGCTGAGAAAATATACCATAATGCACATCATCCAAAAAGTTTTGTAACGTTAGATAATGCAGATCATTTATTAACCAATCCAGAAGATAGTAAATATGCGGGTAATGTTATTGGGGCTTGGGTACAACGTTATTTTCCTAAAAAATCAAAAGTAAACTTAGACTCAGCTCAAGAACAAGCTGTTGGACATTTGAATTTAATTGAAGATAATTTCACCACAAAAATTCAAACTAGCAACCATAGTTTAATTGCTGATGAACCTGCTAGTGTTGGTGGAGACGATTTTGGTCCTTCTCCTTTCGATTATCTTAATGCTGCTTTAATTGCGTGTACTACAATGACACTTAAAATGTATGCCAATAGAAAACAGTGGGATTTACAAGAAGTATTTGTATATGTTACTCGTGTAAAAAAATCTAGTGAAGAATTAGGAATAACTTCAGAAGGAATCAACAGACACGACCATTTTACAAAAAAAATAAAACTGGTTGGTGATTTAGACGAAAAACAAAGAGCTCGTTTATTAGAAATCGCTGCAAAATGTCCAGTTCATAAAACTTTAGAAAACAAAGCGTATTTTGAATCTAGTTTAATAGATTAA
- the msrA gene encoding peptide-methionine (S)-S-oxide reductase MsrA produces MKTKIATVGGGCFWCTEAIFNQVKGVEKVVSGYAGGNAPGHPTYREICSGLTGHAEVIQITYQPDVISFQEILIIFMTTHDPTTLNRQGADVGTQYRSVIYYQNEEEKSITEEVVKQVQPYFDNPIVTEVSEMPIFYPAEDYHQNYYENNKEQGYCNFVITPKLSKLRKLYGDKLK; encoded by the coding sequence ATGAAAACTAAAATAGCTACAGTTGGCGGTGGATGTTTTTGGTGTACTGAAGCCATTTTTAATCAAGTAAAAGGTGTTGAAAAAGTAGTTTCTGGTTATGCAGGTGGAAACGCTCCTGGACATCCAACATACAGAGAAATTTGCTCTGGCTTAACAGGACATGCAGAAGTGATTCAGATTACTTATCAACCTGATGTAATTTCTTTTCAGGAAATTTTAATCATTTTTATGACTACTCATGATCCTACAACGCTAAATCGTCAAGGAGCAGATGTTGGTACTCAATACCGTTCTGTTATTTACTATCAGAATGAAGAAGAAAAAAGCATTACCGAAGAAGTTGTAAAACAAGTACAACCTTACTTTGATAATCCAATAGTTACTGAAGTAAGTGAAATGCCAATTTTCTATCCAGCAGAAGATTATCATCAAAACTACTATGAAAACAACAAAGAACAAGGCTATTGCAATTTTGTGATTACTCCTAAGCTTTCTAAGCTTAGAAAATTATATGGTGATAAATTGAAATAA
- the msrB gene encoding peptide-methionine (R)-S-oxide reductase MsrB, which yields MLTWKNIIHFTVDGNPTPDKRVEKTDEEWKEILSPEQFMITRLKGTERPFSGEHCTSFTEGKYSCACCGTPLFDSSIKFDSSSGWPSFTQPIKENAIKYHKDSSHGMIRVEIVCNTCDSHLGHVFPDGPEPSGLRYCVNSLSIQLDDEN from the coding sequence ATGCTTACTTGGAAAAATATTATACACTTTACCGTTGATGGTAACCCAACTCCAGATAAAAGAGTTGAGAAAACAGATGAAGAATGGAAAGAAATCCTTTCTCCTGAACAATTTATGATTACTCGATTAAAAGGAACTGAAAGACCTTTTAGTGGAGAACATTGTACTTCATTTACTGAAGGAAAATATAGTTGTGCTTGTTGCGGCACTCCTTTATTTGATTCTTCAATAAAATTTGATTCTAGTTCTGGTTGGCCAAGTTTTACTCAGCCAATAAAAGAGAACGCTATTAAATATCACAAAGATTCTTCACATGGAATGATTCGTGTTGAGATTGTTTGTAATACTTGTGATTCTCATTTAGGTCATGTTTTCCCAGACGGACCAGAACCTAGTGGTTTACGTTATTGTGTAAATTCTTTATCAATTCAATTAGACGATGAAAACTAA